From Candidatus Schekmanbacteria bacterium:
AGAATCTGCCTTTGAAGGTTGCTAAGGTCAACCTTATCTGCATCGACAACCCCTATAGTGCCTACACCAGCAGCAGCCAAATACAAGGCAGATGGTGAACCCAGCCCTCCTGCTCCAACTATGAGGACTTTTGATTCAAGAAGAGCCTGTTGCCCTTTACCTGACATCTCAGGAAGAATAATCTGTCTGCTGAATCTTTCAATCTGTTCTTCCGTTAATTTGAACACCGCATCCTCCCTTTCAAAAAGCTTCGATTATTGAATATAATTAAATCCATCAGGACCATCTTGTGATATTTTGATTTCACCGAAATTCATCTCATATTTTTCAATATGCTGATTCAAAGCGATTGAAAGACGTTTTGCGTGCTGAGGAGTTAGAATTATGCGCGACCTCAATTTCCCAAAAGGAGGATCAATGTTTATATAAATAAAATCAAGCGTAAACTCATCTATACCATGAGAAATTTTTGCAAGATTTGAATAAACCCCCTCTGCTATCTCCTCCTCAACCTTTATATTGACCTGTATTTCCTTCCCATTGCGGTTTTTTTCATCATTCATAGGTAAGCACCTCCATTTTAAAATTAGCACAGAAAAATCTGCAATTTTTTAATCCTTATAAACTTCTTCTTATTAAAATATGAGCACTAAAATCAATCAATTATGAAACACATATATTA
This genomic window contains:
- a CDS encoding DUF3467 domain-containing protein, yielding MNDEKNRNGKEIQVNIKVEEEIAEGVYSNLAKISHGIDEFTLDFIYINIDPPFGKLRSRIILTPQHAKRLSIALNQHIEKYEMNFGEIKISQDGPDGFNYIQ